In the Thermococcus sp. MAR1 genome, one interval contains:
- the coaBC gene encoding bifunctional phosphopantothenoylcysteine decarboxylase/phosphopantothenate--cysteine ligase CoaBC, which produces MLHHVKLIHATKSRKLLGKKIVLAIPGSIAAVECVKLARELIRHGAEVHAVMSENATKIIHPYAMEFATGNPVVTEITGFIEHVELAGEHENKADLILVCPATANTIGKIACGIDDTPVTTVVTTAFAHTPIMIAPAMHSTMYEHPIVVENIEKLKGLGVEFIGPRFDEGKAKVASIDEIVYRVIKKLHPKTLEGKRVLVTAGATREYIDPIRYITNASSGRMGVAIAEEAEFRGAEVTLIRTKGSVPSFVENQVEVETVEDMLEAIENELKAKKYDIVVLAAAVSDFRVREKASVKIKSGKALTLELEPTPKIIDRVKELQPGVFLVGFKAETDEEKLIEEAKRQIERAGSDLVVANTLRAFGSEENEVLLVGRDFTKRLPKMSKRELAERLFDEIISILNR; this is translated from the coding sequence ATGCTTCACCACGTTAAGCTTATTCACGCCACCAAAAGCCGGAAGCTTCTCGGGAAGAAAATCGTTCTCGCGATTCCTGGCAGTATAGCCGCCGTCGAGTGCGTAAAACTTGCCAGGGAGCTTATTCGACACGGCGCGGAAGTCCACGCCGTCATGAGTGAGAACGCAACCAAAATAATTCACCCCTACGCCATGGAATTCGCCACCGGAAATCCGGTCGTAACTGAAATCACCGGCTTCATAGAGCACGTTGAGTTGGCTGGAGAGCACGAGAACAAGGCCGACCTGATCCTCGTCTGTCCTGCAACTGCAAACACGATAGGAAAAATCGCCTGCGGCATAGATGACACGCCAGTTACAACCGTTGTGACAACGGCCTTCGCACACACGCCCATAATGATAGCCCCCGCGATGCACTCCACCATGTACGAGCATCCGATAGTCGTTGAGAACATCGAGAAGCTCAAGGGGCTCGGCGTCGAGTTCATAGGCCCCCGCTTTGATGAGGGAAAAGCAAAGGTCGCCTCGATAGACGAGATAGTCTACCGCGTAATCAAAAAGCTCCATCCAAAGACCCTCGAAGGAAAGCGCGTTCTCGTCACTGCCGGTGCAACGCGGGAGTACATAGACCCGATTCGCTACATAACCAACGCGAGTTCTGGAAGAATGGGCGTGGCTATAGCGGAGGAGGCGGAATTCAGGGGGGCAGAGGTAACGCTCATTAGGACTAAGGGAAGCGTTCCCAGCTTCGTAGAGAACCAGGTCGAGGTGGAAACGGTAGAAGATATGCTTGAGGCGATAGAGAATGAGTTAAAGGCCAAGAAATACGACATAGTTGTCTTAGCGGCCGCGGTCAGCGACTTCCGTGTCAGGGAGAAGGCCAGCGTAAAGATAAAGAGCGGAAAGGCATTAACGCTTGAGCTTGAACCTACGCCGAAGATAATAGACCGCGTTAAAGAACTCCAGCCCGGTGTCTTTCTCGTCGGTTTCAAGGCCGAAACCGATGAGGAGAAACTAATCGAAGAAGCCAAGCGTCAGATTGAGCGTGCCGGAAGCGATTTGGTTGTTGCAAACACGCTCAGAGCTTTCGGCAGTGAGGAGAACGAGGTGCTCTTGGTTGGCAGGGACTTCACAAAGAGGCTCCCGAAAATGAGCAAGCGCGAGCTGGCCGAGAGGCTCTTTGATGAAATAATTTCAATCCTTAACCGGTAA
- a CDS encoding MinD/ParA family protein — protein sequence MVVIGITGFEGSGKTALTANIGACLAMRGIRTLLVDADLYFPNLAFQFGVAPKYTIHAYLENPRMDLEWLTYPYMEIKNLHLLLGDPNAPIRHKLSFKNLTTLIEYFKPAYGAVLIDFPSGLPIDAHPLILELDYQVLVIDPSTVPLRNLHDWVDSAIRKFLHLGIEDFWVILNKPLIPERNLEALEKFVSEELEVPLLGTVPYDPLILEGTYNGTPLCAWGDELGVITRLSGTFEEIFF from the coding sequence ATGGTGGTCATAGGAATAACAGGTTTTGAAGGCAGCGGTAAGACCGCCCTAACTGCGAACATAGGGGCCTGCCTAGCCATGAGAGGCATTAGAACCCTTCTCGTCGACGCCGACCTGTACTTCCCCAACCTGGCGTTCCAGTTCGGGGTTGCTCCCAAATACACGATTCACGCCTACCTAGAGAACCCAAGGATGGACCTGGAGTGGTTAACGTATCCGTACATGGAAATAAAGAACCTGCATCTTCTCCTGGGTGACCCCAACGCCCCAATACGGCACAAACTATCCTTCAAAAACCTCACGACCCTTATCGAGTATTTCAAACCTGCATACGGTGCCGTTCTCATAGACTTTCCCTCAGGCCTTCCAATAGACGCCCATCCACTCATCTTGGAGCTTGATTATCAGGTGCTCGTCATAGACCCCAGCACCGTGCCCCTGAGGAACCTCCACGACTGGGTGGACTCGGCGATCAGGAAGTTCCTCCACCTGGGAATCGAGGACTTCTGGGTGATTCTCAACAAGCCGCTCATACCAGAAAGGAATTTGGAGGCCCTTGAAAAGTTCGTCTCGGAGGAACTGGAGGTACCTCTTCTAGGTACGGTACCGTACGACCCGCTGATACTGGAGGGAACCTATAACGGCACACCGCTTTGTGCGTGGGGTGACGAGCTGGGTGTGATAACCAGACTTTCCGGTACGTTTGAAGAAATCTTCTTCTAA
- the crcB gene encoding fluoride efflux transporter CrcB, which yields MNVRIITAIMLGGALGALARFYISGILPIYRDFPVGTLLVNSIASLILGYLYGLLFWGIGISTEWRLFFGTGFCGALSTFSTFSYETFSLLREREYLIAGLNIAANVIITIGLIFIGFILARR from the coding sequence ATGAACGTCAGGATAATCACCGCGATAATGCTCGGCGGCGCCCTCGGTGCGCTGGCAAGGTTCTACATCTCGGGAATACTGCCGATTTACAGAGACTTCCCGGTTGGAACGCTCCTTGTGAACAGCATAGCCAGCCTGATCCTCGGCTACCTCTACGGCCTGCTCTTCTGGGGCATAGGAATTTCAACCGAGTGGAGGCTCTTCTTCGGGACTGGCTTCTGCGGTGCTTTGAGCACGTTCTCAACGTTCTCGTATGAGACTTTTTCGCTCCTGCGCGAGAGGGAGTACCTTATAGCGGGCCTCAACATCGCGGCAAACGTTATAATCACGATAGGCCTAATATTCATCGGGTTCATCCTTGCAAGGAGGTGA
- a CDS encoding DUF190 domain-containing protein yields MVEVEHWNTLRLRIYIGENDRFDGKPLYKAIVEKLRKMGIAGATVYRGIYGFGKKSKVHSADVMRLSADLPIIIEAVDRGYKIENAINEVKPMIRDGMITVEPTIVVWVGTKEEVRKFEDDAVREL; encoded by the coding sequence GTGGTTGAAGTCGAACACTGGAACACGCTTCGCCTTCGCATCTACATCGGTGAGAACGACCGGTTTGATGGGAAACCCCTCTACAAGGCGATAGTGGAAAAGCTCCGCAAGATGGGCATCGCAGGGGCAACGGTGTACCGTGGCATCTACGGCTTTGGAAAGAAGAGCAAGGTTCACTCAGCTGACGTTATGAGGCTCTCAGCGGACCTTCCCATCATAATTGAGGCCGTTGACCGAGGGTATAAAATTGAGAACGCCATAAATGAAGTAAAACCCATGATAAGGGACGGCATGATAACCGTCGAGCCGACCATAGTCGTGTGGGTGGGCACCAAGGAAGAGGTTAGAAAGTTCGAGGATGATGCAGTGAGGGAACTCTGA
- a CDS encoding mechanosensitive ion channel family protein has translation MVAFDKPLPYVGATPFQLASALIILIVGYIVARVLVGVFKKSLKKTKLPPLVIEFLGRFLSILLYVVVIIVALGAVGISVSPLILGLSAVIGLILGFGLQDTLTNLAAGVWIAALRPIDIGEVVEVAGQTGKVEAVGIMSTELLTPDNKFITIPNKLVWGSVITNYTRMPTRRVDVDIGVAYGTDLDKAIKLAMDLIKNHPQVLDDPEPSVVITALADSSINLQLRAWAKTEDYWAVKGDLTKGVYELYAKEGIEIPFPQLDVHIREMPK, from the coding sequence ATGGTGGCTTTCGATAAGCCCCTGCCGTACGTAGGGGCCACACCCTTTCAGCTGGCATCAGCATTAATAATACTGATCGTAGGCTACATTGTGGCGAGGGTGCTCGTTGGCGTCTTCAAGAAGAGCCTTAAGAAAACTAAGCTTCCACCGCTCGTTATCGAGTTCCTTGGACGGTTTCTGTCAATTCTCCTCTACGTAGTTGTCATAATAGTCGCCCTCGGCGCAGTGGGTATCTCAGTGTCTCCACTCATCCTCGGTCTATCGGCCGTCATAGGCTTGATCTTGGGCTTTGGCCTGCAGGACACCCTCACGAACCTGGCCGCTGGGGTGTGGATAGCGGCACTGAGACCGATTGACATCGGCGAAGTCGTGGAGGTAGCCGGACAGACCGGGAAGGTCGAGGCGGTTGGGATAATGAGCACAGAGCTTTTGACCCCGGACAACAAGTTCATTACCATACCCAACAAGCTCGTCTGGGGAAGCGTCATAACCAACTACACAAGGATGCCGACGAGGCGCGTTGATGTGGACATAGGAGTTGCCTACGGAACCGACCTTGACAAGGCAATAAAGCTCGCTATGGACCTGATTAAGAACCACCCACAGGTTCTCGACGATCCTGAGCCGAGCGTGGTCATAACGGCACTCGCGGACTCCTCGATAAACCTCCAGCTCCGCGCCTGGGCCAAGACAGAGGACTACTGGGCCGTCAAGGGCGACCTCACGAAGGGCGTCTACGAGCTCTACGCGAAGGAGGGCATAGAGATACCGTTCCCGCAGCTCGATGTCCACATCAGGGAGATGCCCAAGTGA
- a CDS encoding MazG nucleotide pyrophosphohydrolase domain-containing protein codes for MEIREFQEMIREIYFHKDSKRGVDKTFLWFVEEVGELSEAIRKKDREAMEEEFADVLAWLASLANLLGVDLEEAAKKKYPGVCPYCGKKPCECEEKF; via the coding sequence GTGGAGATACGGGAATTCCAGGAGATGATTAGGGAAATCTACTTCCACAAGGACTCGAAGAGGGGAGTGGATAAAACCTTCCTTTGGTTCGTGGAGGAAGTGGGAGAGCTGAGCGAGGCTATAAGGAAGAAGGACAGAGAAGCTATGGAAGAGGAGTTCGCCGACGTTTTAGCCTGGCTCGCAAGTTTGGCGAACCTCCTCGGGGTGGATTTGGAGGAGGCCGCGAAGAAGAAGTATCCGGGAGTGTGCCCCTACTGCGGAAAGAAGCCGTGTGAATGCGAGGAGAAGTTTTAA
- a CDS encoding TldD/PmbA family protein: MFDVNDFILKKAKELGFGDVVVLGYEMNRRQVRFANNEITVAKNWHERKVELFVELEKRVAGTSITELSEENIERTLKTLLSNMKGMSPKEDYYGIAEGPFEYRDIPETFDKAIVELDEPNEYVERAINAALEEGAKRVAGVLYTDHNRLYLTTSNGVEAFDEGTGIEISVRAFIGDLESGHGTNSVRVLKKFDPESAGRKAGEIAKLAQKPEQGPEGKFDVIFDPLAFANLLSYMSFMTSAYAAEAGFSFLVNKLGQKVANEIVTIKDIGNLPKGYGTRKFDDEGVPTRETTIIENGTFKTFLLNTSMAKKYGTETTANAGLIMPHAWNIVLEPGDYSREELFSEVKRGIYITNVWYTRFQNYVAGDFSTIPRDGIFLVENGELRPIRNIRVSDNFGRILEGIKALGKESHHIHWWEVRTPVSTPYVLVEDVGITRATK; this comes from the coding sequence ATGTTCGACGTTAATGATTTCATCCTTAAGAAGGCCAAAGAGCTCGGCTTCGGCGACGTCGTTGTTCTGGGCTACGAGATGAACAGGCGTCAGGTCCGCTTCGCCAACAACGAGATAACGGTAGCGAAAAACTGGCACGAGAGAAAGGTTGAGCTGTTCGTCGAGCTTGAGAAGCGCGTCGCGGGGACGAGCATCACCGAGCTGAGCGAGGAGAACATCGAGCGGACCTTGAAAACGCTCCTGAGCAACATGAAGGGCATGTCTCCAAAGGAGGACTACTACGGAATCGCCGAAGGGCCGTTCGAGTACCGAGACATTCCGGAGACCTTCGATAAGGCGATAGTCGAGCTCGATGAGCCAAACGAGTACGTCGAGAGGGCAATCAATGCGGCCCTTGAGGAGGGAGCCAAAAGAGTTGCTGGCGTTCTCTACACAGACCACAACAGGCTCTACCTCACCACGAGCAACGGGGTTGAAGCTTTTGACGAAGGCACCGGGATAGAGATAAGCGTTAGAGCCTTCATCGGAGACCTTGAGAGCGGGCACGGGACGAACTCGGTTCGCGTTCTCAAGAAGTTCGACCCCGAATCAGCTGGAAGAAAGGCCGGTGAGATTGCAAAGCTCGCCCAGAAACCGGAGCAGGGGCCGGAAGGGAAGTTCGACGTCATCTTTGACCCCTTAGCCTTCGCTAACCTGCTGAGCTACATGAGCTTCATGACTTCAGCGTATGCAGCAGAGGCCGGTTTTAGCTTCCTGGTGAACAAGCTCGGCCAGAAGGTCGCCAACGAAATCGTCACGATAAAGGACATTGGAAACCTGCCCAAAGGCTACGGAACGAGGAAGTTCGACGACGAAGGAGTTCCAACGAGGGAAACGACGATAATCGAGAACGGAACCTTCAAGACCTTCCTGCTCAACACGAGCATGGCGAAGAAGTACGGGACTGAAACTACCGCCAACGCGGGCCTTATAATGCCCCACGCGTGGAACATCGTCCTTGAGCCGGGCGACTACTCCAGGGAAGAGCTCTTCAGTGAGGTGAAGAGAGGAATCTACATCACCAACGTCTGGTACACCCGCTTCCAGAACTACGTAGCCGGTGACTTCTCGACCATCCCGAGGGATGGAATATTCCTCGTGGAAAATGGAGAGCTGAGGCCGATAAGGAACATTCGCGTCAGCGACAACTTCGGGAGGATCCTTGAGGGAATCAAGGCCCTCGGAAAGGAGAGCCACCACATCCACTGGTGGGAGGTCAGGACGCCAGTTTCGACACCCTACGTTCTCGTGGAGGACGTTGGCATAACCAGGGCGACGAAGTGA
- a CDS encoding MFS transporter, whose product MEAIENSRLNKFHYTLLAILGTVWAFIAVNTISAGFVIALLKNDPAFQGSPAKLGSLGSAALFGMLFGAWLFGYLADRIGRKKTLTLAVATFSLASIVSSFAGNLNALIALRFIVGLGLGGSLPVASSYFAEFMPKSVRGAMISVLESFWAIGTIIIGVVAILVKADWRSILLFGGAIILILPLLLTLPESPRYLLIRGRVKEAEDTIRKALGVSVKLEAPKGERKASIGDLWRHYGRTTLMLTIAWFSIAFAYYGFFIWLPRFLSATLGITVFRSFQYFIITAIAQLPGYWSAACLLEKIGRKKTLSYYLLLSGMAGVGFYLAASSGNETAIVASAVAFSFFNLGAWGAIYAYTPELYPTAVRGTGTGWAGAMARIGGGIAPILAGRIMELSGSALAVLVIAVVAIIGALDVLALGEETMGKSLT is encoded by the coding sequence ATGGAGGCCATCGAAAACTCCCGGTTGAATAAGTTCCACTACACGCTTTTAGCTATCCTCGGAACGGTGTGGGCGTTCATAGCAGTGAACACAATCTCGGCAGGATTCGTCATAGCCCTGCTCAAGAACGACCCGGCTTTTCAGGGGAGTCCGGCAAAGCTCGGCTCCCTCGGTTCGGCGGCACTCTTCGGCATGCTCTTTGGGGCGTGGCTCTTCGGCTACCTCGCGGACAGGATTGGAAGGAAGAAGACGCTCACCCTTGCAGTCGCTACCTTCTCCCTTGCCTCGATAGTCAGCTCCTTCGCGGGAAACCTCAACGCCCTTATAGCCCTGCGCTTCATCGTCGGCCTCGGCCTCGGCGGCTCCCTGCCGGTTGCAAGCTCCTACTTCGCCGAGTTCATGCCGAAATCTGTGAGAGGTGCGATGATTTCAGTCCTTGAGAGCTTCTGGGCGATAGGCACGATAATCATAGGTGTAGTTGCGATTCTCGTCAAGGCCGACTGGAGGAGCATACTGCTCTTCGGCGGCGCGATAATACTCATCCTGCCGCTCCTCCTCACGCTCCCGGAGTCGCCCCGCTACCTGCTCATCAGGGGGCGCGTTAAGGAAGCCGAGGATACCATCAGGAAAGCCCTCGGGGTGAGCGTTAAGCTTGAAGCCCCGAAAGGGGAAAGGAAAGCCTCGATCGGCGACCTCTGGAGGCACTATGGTAGAACGACCCTCATGCTCACGATAGCCTGGTTCAGCATAGCCTTCGCCTACTACGGCTTCTTCATATGGCTTCCTAGGTTTCTCTCGGCAACGCTGGGAATCACCGTCTTCAGGAGCTTTCAGTACTTCATAATCACCGCCATAGCCCAGCTGCCGGGCTACTGGAGCGCCGCTTGCCTACTTGAGAAGATTGGGAGGAAGAAGACCCTCTCCTACTATCTTCTGCTCTCGGGAATGGCTGGAGTGGGCTTCTACCTCGCGGCCAGCTCAGGAAACGAAACTGCAATAGTCGCGAGCGCGGTAGCCTTCAGCTTCTTCAACCTCGGTGCCTGGGGGGCGATATACGCCTACACCCCGGAGCTCTACCCAACGGCTGTCAGGGGCACCGGCACCGGCTGGGCGGGAGCGATGGCGAGGATAGGAGGCGGAATAGCGCCGATCCTGGCGGGCAGGATAATGGAGCTGAGCGGGAGCGCTCTGGCGGTGCTCGTGATTGCGGTGGTGGCGATAATCGGTGCGCTGGACGTTCTGGCGCTGGGAGAGGAGACGATGGGGAAGAGCCTTACCTGA
- a CDS encoding DUF6062 family protein: protein MDLIGIYLRDAMGEGCPVCRILRKYEESEIETILYEHVNNPDVREKFKESLGLCTYHAWKTLRKAYSEPLLGPLGVAIIYEHMLRTYIAYLEEGTFPEEGECFLCGLMAEKERSTVDAFAERIEELLQEYENSESVLCRRHYRMLVSILRRTNPDAAERLGTVQLEKLQILKERLGSFIDKFDYRAEEPPTKKETSALPLTIEALKGLETGATVRKTQDRKGRRGFPWR, encoded by the coding sequence ATGGATTTGATTGGCATTTACCTCCGGGATGCAATGGGGGAGGGCTGTCCCGTCTGCAGAATCCTCCGCAAATACGAGGAATCCGAGATAGAGACGATACTCTATGAGCACGTGAACAACCCGGACGTGAGGGAGAAGTTCAAGGAAAGCCTCGGTCTCTGTACCTACCACGCATGGAAAACCCTCAGAAAAGCGTATTCGGAGCCCCTGTTGGGCCCCCTGGGCGTGGCCATAATCTACGAACACATGCTGAGGACGTACATAGCATACCTTGAGGAGGGCACGTTTCCGGAGGAGGGAGAGTGTTTCCTCTGCGGATTGATGGCGGAAAAGGAGAGAAGCACGGTAGACGCGTTTGCGGAAAGGATTGAAGAGCTCCTTCAGGAGTATGAGAACTCGGAATCGGTGCTCTGCAGGAGACACTACAGGATGCTGGTGTCAATCCTTCGGCGGACGAATCCGGATGCTGCGGAGAGGCTTGGGACCGTCCAGCTGGAAAAGTTGCAGATCCTCAAGGAGCGACTCGGCTCGTTCATCGACAAGTTCGACTACCGTGCCGAGGAACCGCCCACAAAGAAGGAAACATCGGCACTGCCCCTGACTATAGAAGCCCTGAAGGGCCTCGAAACTGGGGCAACGGTGAGAAAAACCCAGGATAGAAAAGGTCGGAGGGGCTTTCCGTGGAGATAG
- a CDS encoding aspartate/glutamate racemase family protein: MKKIGIIGGTSPEATCYYYKKYLEISREKFEPYVFPELIIYSINFKEFIHNPNGWDGRKEILIKAAKALENAGAEIISLSANTPHIVFPDVQKAVNVPMVSIIDALIEEMKRRGVKRVLLLGTKTTMTADFYKDALREAGFEVVTPNEEEMDELNRIITEELMFENFRSKDWVIGLINRYIEGKGVEGVILGCTELPLIIKSGDVPAEVFDTVEIHMRKLIEVASE; the protein is encoded by the coding sequence ATGAAAAAGATAGGGATAATAGGCGGAACAAGCCCCGAGGCGACGTGTTATTACTACAAGAAATACCTGGAGATAAGCAGGGAAAAGTTCGAGCCCTACGTCTTCCCCGAGCTGATAATCTACTCCATAAACTTCAAGGAGTTCATCCACAACCCGAACGGCTGGGATGGGAGGAAGGAGATACTCATAAAGGCCGCCAAGGCCCTTGAGAACGCTGGAGCCGAGATAATATCGCTTTCAGCCAACACTCCCCACATAGTCTTTCCGGACGTCCAGAAAGCTGTAAACGTCCCGATGGTGAGCATAATAGACGCGCTCATCGAGGAGATGAAGAGGAGGGGCGTTAAGAGAGTTCTCCTCCTTGGGACGAAGACCACCATGACGGCCGACTTCTACAAGGACGCCCTCCGCGAGGCGGGTTTTGAAGTGGTCACACCAAACGAGGAGGAGATGGACGAGCTGAACAGGATAATCACTGAAGAACTCATGTTCGAGAACTTCAGGAGTAAAGACTGGGTGATTGGGCTGATAAACCGCTACATCGAGGGTAAAGGGGTCGAAGGCGTCATCCTCGGCTGCACAGAGCTTCCACTCATAATCAAGTCCGGTGATGTGCCGGCGGAGGTCTTCGACACCGTTGAGATTCACATGAGGAAACTCATCGAAGTGGCAAGCGAGTGA
- a CDS encoding TldD/PmbA family protein: protein MHELVEFAVEKALELGASYAEARFEEKDGTSLAMKNGNPEGLSTIAERGIGVRVLVDGGMGFASTNVLTKESVSEAVKKAVKLAKAASKVRNEPIVFSEEDFHRVSYKVKMKKDFRDVSPEEKLELLRKIEEDVKATGVNVPMRYLGYSDQLWKKIFINSEGAYVKSKIPRVSITYNLVVFENGQMEQAPFVQRAFSGGLELIEKDEPWSWAVKDVLALKKLIYEGQKPPEGKVDLVISPEVAGIAVHESVGHPYEADRIFGREAAQAGESFVKPDMLGERIGSEVVTVIEDPTIPNSWGFYLYDDEGVKARPRYLIKDGIITEFLTNREYAAKLGQGSNASARAINYNREPIVRMANTYLAPGDYSFEELIEDIKLGVYMVSFNEWNIDDRRYQQRYIGREAYLIENGEIKHPVRRPILEITTRALWSSVDAVGKEVEFFPGTCGKGEPGQGVPVWMGGAHARLRDIPLRY from the coding sequence ATGCATGAACTCGTAGAGTTCGCCGTTGAGAAGGCCCTCGAACTGGGGGCGAGCTACGCCGAGGCGCGGTTCGAGGAGAAGGACGGCACTTCTCTGGCAATGAAGAACGGCAACCCTGAGGGACTGAGCACAATAGCCGAGAGGGGAATCGGCGTAAGGGTTCTGGTCGATGGAGGAATGGGCTTCGCGAGCACGAACGTCCTCACGAAGGAGAGCGTGAGCGAGGCCGTCAAGAAGGCCGTCAAGCTGGCCAAAGCGGCCTCCAAAGTGAGAAATGAGCCAATAGTTTTCAGCGAGGAGGACTTCCACCGCGTCTCCTACAAGGTCAAGATGAAGAAGGACTTCCGCGACGTTTCACCGGAGGAGAAGCTCGAACTCCTCAGGAAAATTGAGGAGGACGTCAAGGCAACGGGCGTGAACGTACCGATGCGCTACCTGGGCTACTCCGACCAGCTCTGGAAGAAGATCTTCATCAACAGCGAAGGCGCCTACGTCAAGAGCAAGATTCCGCGCGTTTCCATAACCTACAACCTCGTGGTTTTTGAAAACGGCCAGATGGAGCAGGCCCCCTTCGTCCAGAGGGCGTTCTCCGGTGGGCTGGAGCTCATCGAGAAGGACGAGCCGTGGAGCTGGGCGGTTAAGGACGTACTGGCATTGAAAAAGCTCATCTATGAGGGGCAGAAGCCACCGGAAGGAAAGGTTGACCTCGTCATAAGTCCAGAAGTGGCAGGAATAGCGGTCCACGAGAGCGTTGGACATCCATACGAGGCAGACAGGATATTCGGAAGGGAGGCAGCCCAAGCCGGGGAGAGCTTCGTAAAGCCGGACATGCTCGGCGAGAGGATTGGAAGCGAGGTCGTCACCGTCATAGAGGACCCGACGATACCGAACAGCTGGGGATTCTACCTATACGATGACGAGGGCGTCAAGGCGAGGCCGCGCTACCTTATCAAGGACGGAATCATCACCGAGTTCCTCACGAACAGGGAATACGCGGCAAAGCTGGGCCAGGGGTCGAACGCCTCAGCCAGAGCCATCAACTACAACCGCGAGCCGATAGTGAGGATGGCCAACACCTACCTCGCGCCCGGTGACTACTCCTTTGAGGAGCTGATCGAGGATATCAAGCTAGGCGTCTACATGGTGTCCTTCAACGAGTGGAACATTGACGACAGGAGATACCAGCAGAGGTACATTGGCAGAGAGGCTTACCTCATCGAGAACGGCGAGATAAAGCACCCCGTCAGGAGGCCGATTCTTGAGATAACGACGAGGGCACTGTGGAGCAGCGTCGATGCCGTTGGCAAAGAGGTCGAGTTCTTCCCGGGAACCTGCGGCAAAGGCGAGCCCGGGCAGGGTGTCCCCGTCTGGATGGGTGGAGCGCATGCAAGGCTCAGGGACATACCGCTCAGGTACTGA
- a CDS encoding MFS transporter produces MNLLRKYRLLFVLMNTGFIGNLTVIYYLSKGITYGQIGLVSAVSALGFFLFEVPTGVVADKMSRKTSVIIGMALFSLGTVVLILLRNFPMLIAYAVVSSLGATFVSGSLQAWLFDNLKHLGLEGRYREVMRDVKTLTLVSSAFSIPIGAFLAQLYGFTLPLLLTLIMELGTLLVAISIPEYEFKKPEISYHLHVLHSARELLRDDLLPLILVSIAVSMSINQFRKFFEPYLGEMLARSLGTTLMGTLGLLGIAEVLIKTLPRLIGIRLGNEWSVRAYEIAPLAIPVFTALSVLFQNPIFAVVLGITAGVINAAFGFNVSVEFQHRIPSEKRATVLSLDMMFSAVVMAVFYALYGFVVDTFGLSEARLLFAVVLFGIGLAFKLASLGPLKKPLELRHLAE; encoded by the coding sequence ATGAACCTACTGAGGAAATACAGGCTCCTCTTCGTCCTCATGAACACAGGTTTCATCGGGAACCTCACGGTCATCTACTATCTCTCGAAGGGCATCACCTACGGCCAGATCGGCCTCGTGAGCGCAGTCTCGGCTCTGGGATTCTTCCTCTTCGAGGTTCCGACCGGTGTGGTGGCCGACAAGATGAGCAGGAAGACCAGCGTGATTATTGGAATGGCGCTCTTCTCCCTCGGGACGGTTGTCCTGATCCTTCTCCGGAACTTCCCCATGCTTATAGCTTATGCCGTCGTTTCTTCCCTTGGAGCCACGTTTGTGAGCGGCAGCCTTCAGGCGTGGCTCTTCGACAACCTCAAGCATCTTGGCCTGGAAGGCAGATACCGGGAGGTGATGAGGGACGTTAAAACCCTGACGCTGGTATCGTCGGCCTTCTCGATACCCATTGGGGCATTTCTCGCCCAGCTCTACGGTTTTACCCTTCCCCTCCTCCTGACGCTCATCATGGAGCTGGGTACCCTTCTCGTGGCCATTTCAATTCCCGAGTACGAGTTCAAGAAGCCAGAGATTTCTTACCATCTCCACGTGCTTCATTCCGCCAGAGAGCTCCTCAGGGACGACCTTCTCCCGCTGATTCTCGTATCAATTGCCGTATCAATGTCCATCAACCAGTTCCGCAAGTTTTTTGAGCCCTACCTCGGCGAGATGCTCGCGAGGAGCCTTGGAACGACTCTCATGGGCACCCTCGGACTGCTCGGCATCGCTGAGGTTTTGATTAAGACCCTTCCACGGCTCATCGGGATTAGGCTGGGGAATGAGTGGAGCGTGAGGGCCTATGAAATAGCACCCCTCGCGATTCCGGTTTTTACAGCCCTCTCGGTGCTCTTCCAGAACCCGATTTTTGCTGTCGTTCTCGGGATTACGGCCGGAGTCATCAACGCTGCCTTTGGCTTCAACGTCTCCGTAGAGTTCCAGCACAGGATACCGAGCGAAAAGAGGGCAACGGTTCTATCCCTCGACATGATGTTCTCAGCGGTGGTGATGGCCGTCTTCTACGCCCTCTACGGGTTTGTAGTTGACACCTTCGGGTTGAGTGAGGCCAGACTGCTGTTCGCGGTGGTTCTTTTCGGCATCGGCTTAGCTTTCAAGCTGGCCAGCCTCGGCCCGCTGAAAAAGCCTCTGGAGCTGAGGCATCTGGCGGAGTAG